In Lactuca sativa cultivar Salinas chromosome 5, Lsat_Salinas_v11, whole genome shotgun sequence, the DNA window gagccctatgagttctcatttgaatgcataaaaaggcaaggaccttgatcaatgaaaagtacattgataggaaacggtgagctgcttaactacttggaagacatggtgggcagctgtgttaccataaggcaagaagtcaagattaagaaagttcggtccatatgagtttgaatttgtcgtaaactttggttttgacaaattcacatggataggaacacatccaccattaaaatctaagtgtcataagattccatccttcatgaaaatgactgtgaggaaatgctttcactaagaaagattttaaaaagatagtgactgtgaaaattggattctcgaattcgattatggttacggtatcccattccatgattcgaattgtgggatttggcaattagtctgaattgattagacacacatatgagatatctaagggaaaggtgtataagcttagataaaggattatcaaagcattaggtattagaaacatgaacttaagaaattcaataagtattgtttttctggaagttaagctggtttctgaatacatgtcaaagctagtgggagcataagtgttatgtttataataattatcatgatagtgggaacataaatgttatgattgcatgattattatggaaagtattgcaagttagcaatattaattattgaaaaacaaaagtcatactttgcaaagttgtaaaggttgaatagttattttgctataattaagggagagaatattatgcttcatttcaaatctaaaggcttaggttttggaatgttaataatatagtcaaggaaacatagtgtgttcattatggaatgttaataatttagtcaaggaaacatagtgtgttctcaaatttcaattatgattacggcattcctcttcatagtttgaattttgaaaacgtagcacataaaatattatggcagaagattgataaagtatcaaatctttatgtaagaaattatgcatcgtgtcccatacacttcgggtataggatcgattgcaaatgctataatatttgaccattctaaaattttccaaatgtctagcgcattttgaaggaaaaggacaagaatcggttttgactaagataattaaacaactatcaaaggacaatccaaagttcgccgaggattggtcgcttgtgagtagttggaagtatagtattggattgaccatatcgacattattatgaatagaaaagattctattaggaataagttgtcatatggaaaatatggaaacgtttctatattgggagttggatattgagaatcaatgtctaaattagaaaattttatgcaaaaggatgttcaaagaaatgtactttgagtgagagacatcacatctaaggaattgtcttgtaacaatctccgatagaggactttgtaattggaaatagtcattgtgactttagtgcagtgacattacaaaaggatcattgcataaaatgttagaatctagcatattccataagtgacaagaatttgatattctttcacttgtgaaaaggattgggagttgtgaaatgagtatgattggaaatgtgttcattttatctatttcacaaagtaagaaccataggtaaacattgtgtgcatgctaagagcatgggacaagtgttgtaataattcaagtaaagagttgattacccgaaacaacaaataatgagtaatcaatatggtgataaataaaaggtgttttatttatgctcaaaggtttgaggtcatatgggattagtattattcttgtgtttcactttgcatgttttgacttcctgaataatttaattggttttgaacagtcaaattattcgaacgggccacagttgttcatatgttggaactaggtatgaatgaagactgtcgtgaattggtgtgtggattgtctaaagagtattagacgtaagcaaatgtttgctgcaacgttcatgagtgcttatggatatgatttgagcattggattaaacccacgctcacttggatcactccatgaattgtatcacgagtgattggtgaggcGATAAcctcttatattcttgaaaccaagatgtgtgagttgtatcttgcaaatcggttgcacattgataatatgtaaatgcaccagtaacttggtgttataaaacatattgttgtgtgtgattcggtgagtgagtgcaagcgagcattgaatcaaagtttatccattccttttatccaaagtaggataagagcgatatctttgggcccctcgatgatttagtgatgacaaacgtaaatgctcggccgggctaggactaatttgatttgttcaattagtcagtcgtcataatcGGAAGTggagaaatagtatagagagaatgattagaaatcatgtcttatatctatacgatatctagaatagaggaatatatgatcccttatctaaaggacgtgcatatctgataggatcagagttgacagcggctttggaaagctacgattgcagatcaggatctgaagtcatacgcataatagttattagacttatccaagtgggagactgttggattagtatctaagtccataactattttggtatgtacttgactcgatggtgcatggtccttttgggttgccttcaccaaagcaacttgataggatgaattatgatgactgactaattgaacaaatcaaattagtcctagcccggccgagcatttacgtttgtcatcactaaatcatcgaggggcccaaagatatcgctcttatcctactttggataaaaggaatggataaactttgattcaatgctcgcttgcactcactcaccgaatcacacacaacaatatgttttataacaccaagttactggtgcatttacatattatcaatgtgcaaccgatttgcaagatacaactcacacatcttggtttcaagaatataagatgttatcgcctcaccaatcactcgtgatacaattcatggagtgatccaagtgagcgtgggtttaatccaatgctcaaatcatattcataagcactcatgaacgttgcagcaaacatttgcttacgtctaatactctttagacaatccacacaccaattcacgacagtcttcattcatacctagttccaacatatgaacgactgtggcccgttcgaataatttgactgttcaaaaccaattaaattattcaggaagtcaaaacatgcaaagtgaaacacaagaataatactaatcccatatggcctcaaacctttgagcataaataaaacaccttttatttatcaccatattgattactcattatttgtggtttcgggtaatcaactctttacttgaattattacaacacttgtcccatgctcttagcatgcacacaatgtttacctatggttcttactttgtgaaatagataaaatgaacacatttccaatcatactcatttcacaactcccaatccttttcacaagtgaaagaatatcaaattcttgtcacttatggaatatgctagattctaacattttatgcaatgatccttttgtaatgtcactgcactaaagtcacaatgactatttccaattacaaagtcctctatcggagattgttacaagacaattccttagatgtgatgtctctcactcaaagtacatttctttgaacatccttttgcataaaattttctaatttagacattgattctcaatatccaactcccaatatagaaacgtttccatattttccatatgacaacttattcctaatagaatcttttctattcataataatgtcgatatggtcaatccaatactatacttccaactactcacaagcgaccaatcctcggcgaactttggattgtcctttgatagttgtttaattatcttagtcaaaaccgattcttatcCTTTTCCTtcaaaatgcgctagacatttggaaaattttagaatggtcaaatattatagcatttgcaatcgatcctatacccgaagtgtatgggacacgatgcataatttcttacataaagatttgatactttatcaatcttctgccataatattttatgtgctacgttttcaaaattcaaactatgaagaggaatgtcgtaatcataatcgaaatttgagaacacactatgtttccttgactaaattattaacattccataatgaacacactatgtttccttgactatattattaacattccaaaacctaagcctttagatttgaaatgaagcataatattctctcccttaattatagcaaaataactattcaacctttacaactttgcaaagtatgacttttgtttttcaataattaatattgctaacttgcaatactttccataataatcatgcaatcataacatttatgttcccactatcatgataattattataaacataacacttatgctcccattagctttaacatgtattcagaaaccagcttaacttccagaaaaacaatacttattgaatttcttaagttcatgtttctaatacctaatgctttgataatcctttatctaagcttatacacctttcccttagatatctcatatgtgtgtctaatcaattcagactaattgccaaatctcacaattcgaatcatggaaagggataccgtaaccataatcgaattcgagaatccaattttcacagtcactatctttttaaaatctttcttagtgaaagcatttcctcacagtcattttcatgaaggatggaatcttatgacacttagattttaatggtggatgtgttcctatccatgtgaatttgtcaaaaccaaagtttacgacaaattcaaactcatatggaccgaactttcttaatcttgacttcttgccttatggtaacacagctgcccaccatgtcttccaagtagttaagcagctcaccgtttcctatcaatgtacttttcattgatcaaggtccttgcctttttatgcattcaaatgagaactcatagggctcacatgcataattaactcaattggaacggcacagaagcaatatagtgtcaacaccataggttgtaaacctcaactcgtgtgctagtgatgatcgataaggtttattttgatttgttcttgaaacctttcaagaccattaagactcccactgactccttgacatataagattctcttgtcaataaacatttcttgacaaatattcaagagttagtgtagcttttatcaaaacacttcataaattggtcctagttggtctttgtcttatccaagacatcacaactttccacatttgatgaatgttataaaccttcttaatacttatcactcaatttcacaatcttaactccaagacttgttttggaacgaagtatgattgacttcttgatttaaccatttcttcaattcttgattcctcttcttatacatataattgcactaagactcacttagaggatcaattgatatATGGTTCTTAATCGCCACATCGTGGAGCCTATTTTCCACAGTGTGGGAGGCAagtttttgaaatatatatatatatatatatatatatatatatatatatatatatatatatatatatatatatatatatatatatatatatatatatatatatatatatatatatatatatatatatatatatatatatcggttctGCTTTCAACCCTAGTTTATGCTTCAAGTAACTCTTGATTTTTGAAGAGCAgagatgtaacatcccgaattcaggAGGAAATGTAGCTGCTTGCCCTAATGTGACTACGGAGATCACTAGGAAAGTGCTTGAATCAATGAAAGAAAAAGATAAGAAAAAAAGGAAAGACAAAGAACAATAGAAATACTTAGATCAACAAGTTGTATAGACCTTTCATAAAATGATGATGAGCAAGACAATACCCCACAGCCACAAGTTAAAAAAAGAAAGTTTGTAAGTTCTAGTAATGTACGGGGTCCTATTGATGATGTTTATAAGTCGGACCATGGAAAAGGAAAGCAAACTACATTGGATAAGAATAATCCAATTAAAGAGAAGTTGAAGAAGGTAGCTTGGAAAAAGATTGCGATTTGGGCTTATTCAGTAGGCTTACCTTTCAATGTCGTACGTGATGAAGGTTTCCAAGATGCAATCAATGCCATTGGAGAATATGGAAGAGGTAATCAATTTTGTTACCTTTCTTATTTGATTAATGTTAAGTTGTTAACATTTTTATATTTACTAATTTTGTTAATTATGTAAATGTTAGGCATGCCGGCTCCAAGTTATCATAATATACGGGTGACATTGTTAAAGGACGTGTTAGAAGATACCCACAAGTTTGTGGATTCGTTTCGACCACAATGGAAGAAATTTGGATGTAGCATTATGTCTGATTTTTGGACAGATGGCAAGCATAGATCTTTGATCAATTTTTTAGTCAATTGTTCTACTGGTACAGTTTTTCTAAAGTCGATTGATGCATCGGAGCATATACATAATGTTGAATATATTGTGAAGAAGGTAAATGAGGTGATAGCAGAAGTTGGAGAGGAAAACGTTGTGCAGGCAATATTTGTTTCTAATTAGTTATTAGTTATTAGTtattacttttaaaaaaaattatatccaTTTTATTAATTAAGTTCTTTTTATTTCTTATAGTTTATTACAGACAACGGTTCAAACTACAAAGCTGCAGGAAAGATTTTGGAAGAACAACATCCAAAATTATTTTGGACTCCATGTGCAGCACACTGTGTGAATCTCATTGTACAAGATATTGGGAAGAAAGAAGCAACAATCGCGACCGCTTTGACTGAAGCAAGAGCTATTGTGGTTTATATTTATAACCATGGAAGGATTCTCAATATGATGAGAAAGTTGACAAAGAATACAGAGTTGCACAGGTCTTGTGTAACTAGATTTGCTACCCAATTTTACACCTTACAGAGTGTCCATGAGAATCGACACCATCTCCAAGTTTTGCTTGTATCTGAGCAATGGAGAAAAAGTTACTTTGCAAAGAAAGCTCCTGGAAAGAGAGTTGAGAAGATAGTATCAAAGCAATCTTTTTGGGATGGTGTATATTTAGCTTGCCAAATAAATGCTCCATTGGTGGATATTGTTCGTTTGGTTGACACAGAAGAAGGACCGTGCATGGGGTACATCTATGATGCGATGAGTCGAGCACAAGATCAAATAAGCAAAAATCTAAATGATGGGaataatgacaaaaaaaaaagactGGCAGGTAGAATTTTTTCTATCATTAAAACAAGATGTAACGACCAACTTCTTCATCCCTTACATGCAGGTATAAATCTTTTACTTAttagttattaatttaatttaaaatagtATGCAATTATTTGGTGTTAACGTTTTAGTGAATGACTTAATGTACAGCTGGGTGTTTCCTTAATCCTGCAATTTTTCATGGAGATAAGTCAAAGGAATATGAGGCCAATAAACAGATTATGACCGGAATTTATGTTGCTATTGACCGTCTTGTTCCCGATGAAGAtgaaaatgatactttgagacaAGAATTGAATCTCTACATTGATTTAAGTGGACAATTTGGATCCCCAGCTGCTAAAAGGAGTATGACAAAAGTTGCACCGTGTAAGTATAAAAATTATAATGTAACCAAAAGTTTTTATTTCTTAATTTTTATTAACTTTGGAACTTTTTTGTTGTAAAATGTAGATATATGGTGGCGTCTTATGGGATAGATACACCTATCTTACGAAAGTTTGCTATCATGGTTCTTAGTCAAACTTGTAGTGCTTCACCTTGTGAACGGAATTGGAGTACATTTGACAATGTAagtttttttacttatttttaacaagtatttttataattataatttataaatgatATTAGCTAGATTGGAACTTCTAACatattaactaaaatattttaatttgtttGTTGCAGCTACATTCTAAGAAAAGAAATTGTCTTTTGCAACAAAAACTAAATGAACTTGTATTCATCCAATACAACCCAAGGTTGCAAAAGCGCTTCATGTCTTTATAAAACAAATCTTTGGATCCTATTTTTCTACGAGATGTTGAGGAGAATGATGATTGGACAATACCAACGGAAGATGAGCTTCAAGACTTTGTGGATGGTGGTGATGACCTTCTTTGGTCAGATGTGCAAGAAGCAATGGGAGCGAATGTAGACGCTCAACCAAATATTAGGAGCGAACGAGAGCATTATAGAGACGATGATGGTGATGATATTACAGATGTGGGGAACGATCTTGATGAAGAAGTGAATGCTTTGGATGATGTTGACTCGGAAGCCGAACCCGTTCCATGCGATTAAACTATATTTGACACTTTGACAACTGACACTACGTAGTTTCTATATTACTATATTAGAATTTTGAACATTATGTtatgtttttctatgaatttttagGTTTTATGATATTAATTCTATATAGACTTTTTAGATTTTATGATATTAAttctaaatataatataaaaatattaaattatatgtAATATTAAAAAAACCGCTATAACACCGTTATACCACCGCGAAAACCGCGATTTCAAATAGCGGCTTGTGACCGCTATCGAAATTTTGACCGTGATAACTGCATAATAA includes these proteins:
- the LOC111897506 gene encoding uncharacterized protein LOC111897506, giving the protein MAQTTTQPSPTQPTQDTVPKTQARGSQKARGKEKKKRKAIVESEEEAPLWWTPEEEYALAVAWSEPSKNPTVGNDMRKTGFWEAVLENFHAILKKQPYCNVDMLCSKWTPISRRCTKFNLIFMRLSSQNQSGANDFDLFKVGREELHIEMGARFPPQVKKRKFVSSSNVRGPIDDVYKSDHGKGKQTTLDKNNPIKEKLKKVAWKKIAIWAYSVGLPFNVVRDEGFQDAINAIGEYGRGMPAPSYHNIRVTLLKDVLEDTHKFVDSFRPQWKKFGCSIMSDFWTDVFLKSIDASEHIHNVEYIVKKVNEVIAEVGEENVVQFITDNGSNYKAAGKILEEQHPKLFWTPCAAHCVNLIVQDIGKKEATIATALTEARAIVVYIYNHGRILNMMRKLTKNTELHRSCVTRFATQFYTLQSVHENRHHLQVLLVSEQWRKSYFAKKAPGKRVEKIVSKQSFWDGVYLACQINAPLVDIVRLVDTEEGPCMGYIYDAMSRAQDQISKNLNDGNNDKKKRLAAGCFLNPAIFHGDKSKEYEANKQIMTGIYVAIDRLVPDEDENDTLRQELNLYIDLSGQFGSPAAKRSMTKVAPYMVASYGIDTPILRKFAIMVLSQTCSASPCERNWSTFDNLHSKKRNCLLQQKLNELNDDWTIPTEDELQDFVDGGDDLLWSDVQEAMGANVDAQPNIRSEREHYRDDDGDDITDVGNDLDEEVNALDDVDSEAEPVPCD